One window of Sulfurospirillum sp. 1612 genomic DNA carries:
- a CDS encoding DUF302 domain-containing protein → MLYTINTKSSIDSIKEDMASRAKEQGFGVLKEYHFKEILSSKGCPIEKDITVFEVCNPGAAQTILDTYPEVSVFLPCRISLYEIDGETILSTIGIDNIIDNFALDNEIKNYMNTIFEKVKKIMNTWQ, encoded by the coding sequence ATGCTTTATACAATTAATACGAAAAGTAGTATTGATAGCATAAAAGAAGATATGGCAAGTCGAGCTAAAGAACAAGGCTTTGGCGTCTTGAAAGAGTATCATTTTAAAGAAATTCTTAGCTCAAAAGGCTGTCCCATAGAAAAAGATATCACGGTGTTTGAAGTTTGCAATCCAGGTGCTGCTCAAACAATCTTAGATACTTATCCGGAAGTTTCAGTTTTTCTTCCTTGTCGTATTTCTTTGTATGAGATAGATGGTGAAACAATACTAAGTACAATAGGTATCGATAATATTATCGATAATTTTGCATTAGATAATGAAATTAAAAATTATATGAATACAATATTTGAAAAAGTCAAGAAGATTATGAATACTTGGCAGTAA
- a CDS encoding copper-transporting P-type ATPase has protein sequence MQKHKHEHNHEEHNHQENEYCADDSCDIVGHEFYTCPMHPEIHQDHPGNCPKCGMALEKEVEALPTVTTKYTCPMHPEIVEDAPGNCPKCGMALEPVTVEAEEGNEELEYMSKRFWISVVLALPVFLIAMIADLIPGYLPTSFTHQGIQWFEFIFATPVVLWAGWPFFVRGYNSIRTWNLNMFTLIAIGVGAAYTYSLVALFFPGIFPPLMRNNNGLVAVYFEAASVITALVLLGQVLELRARSKTNTAIKTLLNLAPKTAHLIIDDSGNEKEVNLEQVVVGDRLRIKPGEKIPVDGVVIEGNSNIDESMITGEPLVVEKRIGDTVIGATINKNGTIIIEAKKVGNDTMLSQIVQMVSQAQRSRAPIQKLADTVSSYFVPAVVISSVLAFAGWWFFGPSPQLAYAVVAAVSVLIIACPCALGLATPISIMVGTGRAALSGILIKDAKTLERMEKVDTLVVDKTGTLTEGKPRVTSLNIENGFNEKTILAYAGSLERVSEHPLAEAVIEYAKEKNIKFLNVENFQAITGKGIIGDIDGKRIVIGSEDFLQSLDISTSHIKQVADDLRREGKGVIYMGIEGKFGAIIGIEDPIKSTSIEAIKKLRAEGIKVVMLSGDNQMTANAVARKLNIDEVFANVLPDGKAEVIKKLKNTGAIIAMAGDGINDAPALASADVGIAMGTGTDVAIESAGITLIKGDLLGILKVLKLSRATMKNIRQNLFFAFIYNSVGVPIAAGVLYPIFGILLSPVIAAAAMSFSSVSVITNALRLKNVKI, from the coding sequence ATGCAAAAACATAAACATGAGCACAACCATGAAGAGCATAATCATCAAGAAAATGAATATTGTGCAGATGACTCTTGTGATATTGTAGGGCATGAGTTTTATACTTGTCCCATGCATCCGGAAATTCATCAGGATCATCCGGGAAATTGTCCGAAATGTGGCATGGCATTGGAAAAAGAGGTGGAAGCGCTACCAACAGTAACTACTAAATACACCTGTCCTATGCATCCAGAAATCGTAGAAGATGCCCCGGGTAATTGTCCAAAATGTGGAATGGCACTTGAGCCTGTCACCGTTGAAGCAGAAGAAGGTAATGAAGAACTGGAGTATATGAGTAAAAGATTTTGGATCAGTGTGGTTTTAGCACTTCCTGTTTTTCTCATCGCCATGATTGCCGATTTGATTCCAGGCTACTTGCCTACAAGTTTCACACATCAAGGCATACAATGGTTTGAGTTTATATTTGCAACGCCTGTTGTACTTTGGGCTGGATGGCCATTTTTTGTACGCGGATATAACTCGATTAGAACTTGGAATTTAAATATGTTTACTCTCATCGCCATTGGGGTAGGGGCAGCTTATACCTATAGTTTGGTGGCACTCTTTTTCCCTGGAATTTTCCCACCATTGATGAGAAATAATAATGGATTGGTTGCTGTCTATTTTGAAGCAGCATCTGTCATCACAGCACTGGTTCTTTTAGGCCAGGTTTTAGAACTCAGAGCCAGAAGTAAAACCAATACAGCCATAAAAACGCTACTAAATTTAGCACCAAAAACTGCGCATCTCATCATAGATGACTCTGGCAATGAAAAAGAGGTCAATCTGGAGCAAGTCGTAGTAGGCGATAGGTTAAGAATCAAACCAGGAGAAAAGATACCGGTTGATGGAGTTGTAATAGAGGGCAATAGTAACATTGACGAATCCATGATCACAGGAGAGCCGCTGGTAGTTGAAAAAAGAATAGGTGATACGGTTATTGGAGCGACGATAAATAAAAATGGAACCATAATCATAGAAGCTAAAAAAGTTGGAAATGATACGATGCTTTCTCAAATTGTCCAAATGGTATCACAAGCACAGCGATCTCGCGCACCAATTCAGAAGTTAGCAGATACGGTTTCAAGCTACTTTGTACCGGCCGTTGTTATATCTTCTGTTTTAGCTTTTGCAGGCTGGTGGTTTTTTGGACCATCACCCCAACTAGCCTATGCTGTTGTTGCAGCGGTTTCTGTGCTTATTATCGCTTGCCCTTGTGCACTGGGTCTTGCCACACCTATTTCTATCATGGTAGGAACAGGTAGAGCTGCACTTTCTGGTATATTGATAAAAGATGCAAAAACATTAGAGAGAATGGAGAAAGTTGATACCCTAGTCGTTGATAAGACAGGAACGCTAACAGAAGGAAAACCAAGGGTTACGAGCCTAAATATAGAAAATGGATTTAATGAAAAAACTATTTTGGCATATGCCGGAAGTTTGGAGCGAGTAAGCGAGCATCCTTTGGCTGAAGCTGTCATCGAATACGCAAAAGAGAAAAACATCAAATTTTTAAATGTAGAGAATTTTCAAGCAATTACAGGCAAAGGAATTATCGGTGATATTGATGGTAAACGCATTGTGATTGGAAGTGAAGATTTCTTACAAAGCTTGGATATATCTACATCACACATAAAACAAGTTGCCGATGATTTAAGAAGAGAGGGAAAAGGCGTCATATACATGGGTATAGAAGGAAAATTTGGTGCTATCATAGGTATAGAAGACCCGATCAAATCAACTTCTATAGAAGCTATCAAAAAATTAAGAGCTGAAGGTATAAAAGTTGTAATGCTTAGCGGCGACAACCAAATGACTGCAAATGCAGTGGCTAGAAAACTAAATATAGATGAAGTTTTTGCAAATGTCTTGCCTGATGGAAAAGCAGAAGTTATAAAAAAACTTAAAAACACCGGAGCGATTATTGCTATGGCAGGAGATGGGATAAATGATGCCCCCGCCTTAGCCAGTGCTGATGTCGGGATTGCTATGGGAACAGGAACGGATGTCGCTATAGAAAGTGCCGGCATTACATTGATAAAAGGCGATTTGCTTGGCATATTAAAAGTATTAAAACTCAGTCGTGCTACCATGAAAAATATAAGACAAAATCTATTTTTTGCTTTTATCTATAATAGTGTAGGAGTTCCTATAGCTGCTGGAGTCCTTTATCCGATATTTGGGATACTTTTATCGCCCGTGATTGCTGCTGCCGCTATGAGTTTTAGTTCGGTTTCAGTTATCACAAATGCATTGCGTTTAAAAAATGTAAAAATTTAA
- a CDS encoding SHOCT domain-containing protein, which yields MKNKFLVGIFLVGSMATDIFAHGGETDSGYGMMGYNMMGGFGMGFSWLILILIGIFAYYMVSKNNNQNENNGDKPTARDILDQRFANGEIDKEEYQEKKEMLK from the coding sequence ATGAAAAATAAGTTTTTAGTAGGGATATTTTTAGTAGGTTCTATGGCGACAGATATATTTGCACATGGCGGAGAAACAGATAGCGGATATGGAATGATGGGGTATAACATGATGGGAGGATTTGGCATGGGATTTAGTTGGTTGATATTAATTTTAATAGGTATTTTTGCATATTATATGGTCAGTAAAAATAATAATCAAAATGAAAACAATGGAGATAAGCCAACGGCTAGAGATATACTCGATCAAAGATTTGCCAATGGTGAAATAGATAAAGAAGAGTATCAAGAAAAAAAAGAGATGTTAAAATAG
- a CDS encoding SHOCT domain-containing protein has protein sequence MFGQGYMGYMGGMGYFPWMGLMFFIVFAIVIFLFVSYLKKDNYRETKSNNALEILEERFAKGEISKEEFLDMKKTIR, from the coding sequence ATGTTTGGACAAGGATATATGGGGTATATGGGTGGAATGGGATATTTCCCTTGGATGGGATTAATGTTTTTTATAGTTTTTGCTATCGTTATTTTTCTGTTCGTGAGTTATCTTAAGAAAGATAATTACAGAGAAACAAAGAGCAATAATGCACTCGAAATTTTAGAAGAAAGATTTGCAAAAGGTGAAATTTCAAAAGAAGAATTTTTGGATATGAAAAAAACGATAAGATAG
- a CDS encoding sensor histidine kinase — protein sequence MKHASKPSKESAIVLTKDEKRTFLGFLGLYLGSSLLLIIVIGYFFYDIQMKQYNELALSKVENNANIITRQIIQSQMQNTSLHLENMKIEKGFKYGLYNDKKKPIYTQIKGQIDFAKKFYREKNNIFYVDNGAVGHLGVYYVVVKDSDFNISISNLLNDVIVGILVLYIIIALIGFFLAKIFIHPIQIQREKLNNFIKDTTHELNTPLSAILLCVDTKNFFSEENRENIKISAKKISNIYKNLTYLFLKEHQESLIHNTNVAKILQSELPYHEQLAKKKNIMINSSIEPTFFTINDEDFSRLTSNLILNAIKYTRRNGAIAITLKDKILMIEDNGIGIEKSQQDKIYERYYRATQNEGGFGLGLNIVYTICQKYKIKIDFNSKIKKGTTFTLDFNA from the coding sequence GTGAAACATGCATCGAAACCATCAAAGGAGTCGGCTATCGTTTTAACTAAAGATGAGAAAAGAACATTTTTGGGTTTTTTGGGGTTGTATTTGGGCTCTTCTTTATTGTTGATTATTGTTATTGGATATTTTTTTTATGACATACAGATGAAACAATACAATGAATTAGCACTTTCTAAAGTCGAAAACAATGCCAACATAATTACCCGGCAAATCATTCAATCTCAAATGCAAAATACGTCCTTACATCTTGAAAATATGAAAATTGAGAAGGGGTTTAAATATGGACTTTATAATGACAAAAAAAAGCCCATATACACACAAATTAAAGGGCAAATTGATTTTGCTAAGAAATTTTACCGAGAGAAAAATAATATATTTTATGTCGACAATGGGGCAGTTGGACACTTGGGTGTTTATTATGTCGTGGTAAAAGATTCTGATTTTAATATCAGTATTTCAAACCTTTTAAACGATGTTATTGTCGGTATTTTAGTACTTTATATTATCATTGCATTGATTGGATTTTTCTTGGCAAAAATCTTTATTCATCCGATTCAAATTCAGAGAGAAAAATTAAATAACTTCATAAAAGATACAACACACGAACTCAACACACCACTCTCTGCCATACTTTTGTGTGTGGATACGAAAAACTTTTTTAGTGAAGAAAATAGAGAAAATATCAAAATTAGTGCCAAAAAAATCTCAAATATCTATAAAAACCTCACGTATCTCTTCTTAAAGGAGCATCAAGAAAGTCTCATCCATAATACTAATGTGGCCAAGATTTTACAAAGTGAACTGCCCTATCATGAACAACTTGCAAAGAAAAAAAATATCATGATTAATTCTAGCATTGAGCCAACTTTTTTCACAATAAACGATGAGGATTTTTCAAGGCTTACGAGTAATCTGATCTTAAATGCCATTAAATATACAAGAAGAAACGGCGCTATTGCCATTACTTTAAAAGATAAAATATTGATGATAGAAGATAATGGTATCGGTATCGAAAAATCGCAACAAGATAAGATATATGAACGCTATTATCGTGCGACTCAAAATGAAGGAGGCTTTGGATTAGGCTTAAATATCGTCTACACAATCTGCCAAAAATACAAAATCAAAATTGACTTCAATTCAAAAATAAAAAAAGGCACCACCTTCACTCTTGATTTTAACGCTTAA
- a CDS encoding multicopper oxidase family protein, which translates to MQRRNFLKSSTLATAGVAIFGSKSLYSDDIFEQKREFVVPPLYEGKKIDGKRVFDLNLQKGEMEFFQGLKTQTIGINAPFLGPTLRASQNDTIKVNIKNSLGYDSTIHWHGFELPAKMDGGPHQIIRDSSIWSPEFAIKNRASMLWYHSHLLHQTGAQVYKGLAGLFIIDDIESQNLNLPHEYGIDDIPVVLQDRNYNNDGSFRYVSSQQESMMGIHGNYVLVNGVIAPTLRAKKKLTRFRILNGSNARYYLLGFSDNRKFQFIGSDGGLLEQPVALSQIKLAPAQRIDIVVDVSDGKDVVLKSYRGANSQNMGMMGMMMRNMGFDREFDLMKIKSKDAKNSTATVPQNLIKHPVWDPKDSVGVRNIVLQMRMGMGMMNRGNGDDNFFINGKSMDMNRIDAIAKKDTFEIWKIINKSPMSHPLHIHNTQFKTLAINGRKPNPSESGFMDTVSVDPMGIVYIMVPFRYYSDNKVPYMFHCHILEHEDGGMMGQLLVT; encoded by the coding sequence ATGCAAAGAAGAAATTTTTTAAAATCGAGTACTCTCGCTACTGCTGGTGTAGCGATCTTTGGTTCCAAAAGTTTATATTCTGATGATATTTTTGAACAAAAAAGAGAATTTGTAGTCCCACCTTTATATGAAGGCAAAAAAATTGATGGCAAAAGAGTCTTTGATTTGAATCTTCAAAAAGGTGAGATGGAATTTTTCCAGGGGCTAAAAACACAAACTATCGGTATAAATGCACCATTTTTAGGACCAACTTTACGAGCTAGCCAAAATGATACAATAAAAGTAAATATTAAAAATTCTCTTGGATATGATTCTACTATACATTGGCATGGGTTTGAGCTGCCGGCAAAGATGGATGGAGGACCTCACCAAATCATTAGAGACAGCTCTATTTGGAGTCCTGAGTTTGCAATAAAAAACAGAGCTTCTATGCTTTGGTATCATTCCCATCTTCTCCATCAAACAGGCGCACAAGTATATAAGGGTTTGGCCGGACTATTTATCATAGATGATATTGAGAGCCAAAATTTAAACTTGCCTCATGAGTATGGGATAGATGATATACCTGTAGTATTGCAAGATAGGAATTACAATAACGATGGCTCTTTTAGATATGTAAGCTCGCAACAAGAGAGCATGATGGGAATCCATGGAAATTATGTCTTGGTAAACGGTGTAATAGCTCCAACTCTAAGAGCTAAAAAGAAACTAACAAGATTTAGGATATTAAATGGCTCAAATGCCAGATATTATCTTTTAGGTTTTAGCGATAATAGAAAATTTCAATTTATCGGTAGCGATGGCGGTCTTTTAGAGCAACCAGTAGCCCTTAGCCAAATCAAGCTAGCTCCTGCTCAGAGAATTGATATCGTTGTAGATGTAAGTGATGGTAAAGATGTTGTTCTCAAAAGTTACAGAGGAGCAAATAGCCAAAATATGGGAATGATGGGGATGATGATGCGAAATATGGGTTTTGATAGGGAATTTGATTTGATGAAAATAAAATCAAAAGATGCAAAAAACAGTACCGCAACAGTACCGCAAAATCTCATAAAACATCCTGTTTGGGATCCTAAAGATTCTGTTGGAGTGCGAAATATTGTGCTGCAAATGAGGATGGGAATGGGTATGATGAATAGAGGAAATGGGGATGATAATTTCTTTATAAACGGCAAAAGTATGGATATGAACAGAATTGATGCGATTGCCAAGAAGGATACCTTTGAGATTTGGAAAATTATCAATAAATCACCGATGTCGCACCCTTTGCATATACACAATACTCAGTTCAAAACTTTAGCGATAAATGGAAGAAAACCAAATCCTAGTGAATCTGGCTTTATGGATACTGTAAGCGTAGATCCTATGGGGATAGTTTATATTATGGTGCCTTTTAGATATTATAGTGACAATAAAGTGCCTTATATGTTTCATTGCCACATACTTGAACACGAAGATGGCGGTATGATGGGGCAATTGTTGGTCACATAA
- a CDS encoding c-type cytochrome: MKWLILGTVVILFAMGYYFENAKGSNERWYTKTQVAKGEKLFAANCAVCHGLKAQKTINWRQKLPNGHYPPPPLNGSAHAWHHTFAQFINQIDNGGVQYGGTMPAFKGVFTDEEKKDIISYFQSFWNDKIYKDWYGRSGL; this comes from the coding sequence ATGAAGTGGTTAATTTTAGGTACTGTGGTAATTTTGTTTGCTATGGGGTATTACTTTGAGAACGCAAAGGGTAGCAATGAGAGGTGGTATACGAAAACTCAAGTAGCAAAAGGTGAGAAATTGTTTGCGGCAAATTGTGCCGTTTGCCATGGTTTAAAAGCTCAAAAAACTATCAATTGGAGGCAAAAACTTCCAAATGGACATTATCCACCACCACCTTTAAATGGTAGTGCACATGCCTGGCATCATACTTTTGCACAATTTATCAATCAGATTGATAATGGCGGAGTTCAATATGGAGGTACAATGCCTGCTTTCAAAGGTGTTTTTACTGATGAAGAAAAAAAAGATATCATCAGTTATTTTCAATCATTTTGGAATGATAAAATTTATAAAGACTGGTATGGCCGTAGTGGACTGTAA